Proteins from one Cryptomeria japonica chromosome 4, Sugi_1.0, whole genome shotgun sequence genomic window:
- the LOC131875224 gene encoding cysteine-rich receptor-like protein kinase 44, with protein sequence MLLQNNTFIFGAANSNFRYHMKVGETFKNLNLLFQRTSFSYTQQHHQLSSIICNSSFLHHSAVNTSHETLIEATEDFNDNNKLGEGGFGSVYKGTTRDGKQIAVKKLFARSAQGKREFMNEVELVTNIQHRNLVNLLGCCTKRTERLLVYEYLPNKSLDTSLFDPLKRRILDWQKRFNIIIGIAHGFPYLHEDSQFRIIHRDIKANNILLNEQLNPKIADFGLARLFSDNETEIQSKVVGTYGYMAPKYAIGGQLSVKVDIYSFGVVLLQIVSGRKNTDMNLSKEKQSLTLLEWAWRLFKGGHALNIMDIALVGNCPEEQVIRCTHIGLLCT encoded by the exons ATGCTTCTTCAAAACAACACATTCATCTTTGGAGCAGCGAACAGCAACTTCCGATACCACATGAAGGTGGGGGAAACTTTCAAAAACCTCAATCTCTTGTTTCAACGAACTTCTTTTTCATACACTCAGCAGCATCACCAGCTATCTTCTATAATCTGCAATAGCTCCTTTCTTCATCACTCAGCTGTGAACACTTCTCACG AAACTTTGATCGAAGCAACAGAGGATTTTAATGACAATAACAAGCTTGGAGAGGGAGGTTTTGGCTCAGTTTATAAG GGGACGACCAGAGATGGCAAACAGATAGCAGTGAAAAAGTTGTTTGCAAGGTCTGCACAGGGGAAAAGAGAATTTATGAATGAAGTGGAACTCGTGACAAATATTCAACATAGAAATCTAGTGAATTTGCTTGGATGTTGCACCAAAAGAACCGAAAGATTGCTTGTCTATGAGTATTTGCCAAACAAAAGCCTGGACACTTCTCTTTTTG ACCCATTAAAGCGCAGAATACTCGATTGGCAAAAGCGGTTTAATATCATAATTGGAATTGCTCATGGCTTTCCTTACCTTCATGAGGACTCACAGTTTCGAATAATTCACAGAGACATCAAGGCAAACAACATTTTACTGAATGAGCAATTGAATCCTAAGATAGCTGACTTTGGGCTAGCGAGACTCTTCTCTGACAATGAAACTGAAATTCAATCAAAAGTTGTAGGAACTTA TGGTTACATGGCTCCAAAATATGCAATTGGAGGGCAATTGTCTGTAAAAGTCGACATTTATAGTTTTGGAGTTGTACTGCTACAAATTGTAAGCGGAAGAAAAAATACGGACATGAATCTTTCCAAAGAAAAACAGAGCCTCACCCTATTAGAATGG GCATGGAGACTATTCAAAGGAGGGCATGCCCTAAATATTATGGATATTGCACTGGTGGGAAATTGCCCAGAAGAGCAAGTGATAAGATGCACCCACATTGGACTTCTGTGTACATAG